One stretch of Paenibacillus sp. FSL R5-0341 DNA includes these proteins:
- a CDS encoding NAD(P)/FAD-dependent oxidoreductase yields the protein MNQQLELYDVTIIGGGPAGMYSAFYSGMRDMKTKLIEARDRLGGRMLFYPEKMIWDVGGVTPILCEDLIKQLEEQARTFEPTLVFEQQIEGFERQPDGTILLTSATGEQHWTRTVILAIGYGIYKMAKLELEGADRYEVSNLHYTVQELEPFRGKRVLISGGGDSAVDWANELEALAEQVTVVHRRDRFGGLERNVLRMRESSVDVRTPYAVETLHSLSGDVIEQVTISHVDTGETELLEVDAVIVNHGMKSDFGPIRDWGLDLGEWHVTTTERLQTNIPGVFAAGDFVDYGSKLYLIAGTFTDAALAVNSAKLYMDPEAEKVAYVSSHNSRFKEKNKALGVVEE from the coding sequence ATGAATCAGCAGTTGGAACTTTATGATGTAACCATTATCGGCGGTGGCCCAGCGGGCATGTACTCTGCCTTTTATAGCGGCATGCGGGATATGAAGACCAAGTTGATTGAGGCACGTGACAGATTGGGCGGTCGCATGCTCTTTTATCCGGAGAAAATGATCTGGGATGTTGGAGGTGTGACGCCAATTCTATGTGAAGATCTGATCAAACAATTGGAAGAACAGGCACGAACTTTCGAGCCAACGCTTGTATTTGAACAACAGATCGAAGGATTCGAACGTCAACCTGATGGCACGATTCTTTTAACTTCAGCAACAGGTGAACAACACTGGACACGTACTGTCATTTTGGCAATCGGGTACGGTATATATAAAATGGCCAAGTTGGAGCTTGAGGGTGCAGACCGTTATGAGGTTAGCAATCTGCACTATACGGTGCAGGAACTGGAGCCATTCCGTGGTAAACGCGTCCTGATCTCAGGTGGTGGCGACTCTGCTGTAGACTGGGCAAATGAACTGGAAGCACTGGCAGAGCAAGTTACCGTTGTGCATCGTCGTGACCGCTTTGGCGGGCTGGAGCGTAATGTACTGCGTATGAGAGAATCCTCTGTAGATGTCCGGACACCTTATGCGGTAGAGACACTGCATAGTTTGAGTGGTGATGTGATTGAGCAAGTGACCATTTCACACGTGGACACAGGCGAAACTGAACTGCTTGAAGTGGATGCTGTCATTGTAAACCATGGCATGAAGAGTGATTTTGGTCCAATCCGGGATTGGGGACTTGATCTTGGAGAATGGCATGTTACTACGACAGAGAGATTGCAAACGAATATTCCTGGCGTTTTCGCCGCAGGCGATTTTGTAGATTATGGTAGCAAACTGTACCTGATTGCGGGTACTTTCACGGATGCAGCCCTCGCGGTAAACAGTGCGAAGTTATACATGGACCCTGAAGCGGAGAAAGTGGCTTATGTTTCTTCCCATAACAGCCGCTTTAAGGAGAAAAATAAAGCTCTTGGTGTTGTAGAAGAATAA
- a CDS encoding AraC family transcriptional regulator, giving the protein MQLDEQMKYWNLAAVKVLDIRRIVMEAGEQLSSYILPANGFIYTIRGSAVLQLDGQTYKAERFHMLHGAKGSSLDIQTHEDFEYILLYYRAFLAFPSYRKKWLLAQPEVAPFSLQYGFTPSSPLGLLRYLDELEGAWAQSGSLDLLHTKSLFYQFIHEMMVQLAEQEIKTELADPVKQTLRYIQNHYREQVTLDFLAEQFNYSSRHLSMQFKRQTGYSPIDYLIQTRIAKARNLLLRSDATLSEIAAEVGYSDVYYFSRIFKKHVGISPILYQRKMREEARREDRPLQISESSIGRRWKSGYIDYENHYQYIDGGSTSMKRRKTSSSMIMVALLSITMLLAACSSGTAQTPAAGEGTGASSNNSSTAVSSDTGSQTNKDNETRTVSTVKGDVVVPANPKRVVVLYLQGDVVALGVKPIATSDVYDGAAYKSELEGVNALGTWFEPNPEAVIDLDPDLIIVPSEETYTLLKDIAPTVYIPYEKLSTEERLHSIASIFGKEQEAETLITNLNTKVEESKKTLADAGILDKTISIVEGGLKGMVIVESKQFGRGSQAVYEYLGMKAPEVVQKKIDVVSDAAGSNISMEVLPEYIGDYVFRSVYEGADNLTDNPIWSSIPAIKEGRLIEIDFDFFYYSDIYSINKQLDFVVEKLLVAPRAQ; this is encoded by the coding sequence ATGCAATTAGACGAACAGATGAAATACTGGAATCTTGCCGCTGTTAAGGTTCTGGATATACGCCGGATCGTTATGGAGGCAGGGGAACAACTGAGTTCCTATATACTTCCGGCAAATGGTTTTATATATACGATACGTGGATCGGCTGTGCTTCAGTTGGATGGACAAACATATAAGGCAGAGCGATTTCACATGCTTCATGGGGCAAAAGGATCTTCACTGGATATCCAAACCCACGAAGATTTTGAATATATTCTGCTCTATTACAGAGCATTCCTGGCCTTTCCTAGCTATCGCAAAAAGTGGTTATTGGCACAGCCTGAGGTTGCACCGTTCTCTTTGCAATATGGTTTTACGCCAAGTAGTCCTCTTGGGTTGTTACGGTACCTTGATGAGCTTGAAGGTGCATGGGCACAGTCCGGCAGTTTGGATCTGCTTCATACGAAAAGTTTATTTTATCAATTCATTCATGAAATGATGGTTCAGCTGGCAGAGCAGGAGATCAAAACAGAGCTTGCTGATCCGGTGAAACAAACGCTCCGTTACATACAGAACCATTATAGAGAACAGGTCACCCTTGATTTCTTGGCTGAACAATTCAACTATAGCTCCCGGCATTTATCCATGCAATTCAAACGACAGACAGGTTACAGTCCGATTGATTATTTAATTCAGACCCGAATCGCCAAGGCTCGAAATCTCCTTTTGCGATCGGATGCAACGCTGAGTGAAATTGCAGCAGAAGTGGGTTATTCGGATGTGTATTATTTTAGTCGTATCTTCAAAAAACATGTGGGAATCTCTCCGATTCTATACCAACGAAAGATGAGAGAAGAGGCGCGAAGAGAGGATCGTCCATTGCAAATCTCTGAATCGTCCATTGGCCGGAGGTGGAAGTCGGGATATATTGATTATGAGAATCATTATCAATATATAGACGGAGGGTCTACATCAATGAAAAGAAGAAAAACAAGTTCCAGTATGATCATGGTTGCATTATTAAGCATAACGATGCTCCTTGCAGCCTGTTCTTCAGGTACAGCACAAACACCAGCAGCTGGCGAAGGAACAGGTGCCAGTTCCAATAACAGCAGTACGGCAGTGTCATCAGACACCGGAAGCCAGACGAACAAAGACAATGAAACACGCACAGTCTCAACGGTTAAGGGTGATGTGGTTGTTCCAGCCAATCCCAAACGGGTTGTTGTCTTGTATCTCCAGGGGGATGTCGTCGCACTTGGAGTTAAGCCAATCGCTACCTCAGATGTATATGACGGGGCTGCATACAAGAGTGAGCTAGAAGGTGTAAATGCACTGGGTACCTGGTTCGAACCGAATCCTGAAGCTGTCATTGATCTTGATCCGGATCTGATCATTGTTCCTTCAGAAGAGACGTATACGTTATTAAAAGATATTGCACCTACGGTATATATTCCGTATGAGAAATTGTCTACAGAAGAAAGACTCCATAGTATAGCGAGCATTTTTGGCAAAGAGCAGGAAGCGGAGACGTTAATCACTAATCTCAACACCAAAGTTGAAGAGAGTAAGAAGACTCTTGCAGATGCAGGCATACTTGACAAAACAATCTCCATAGTGGAGGGCGGCTTGAAAGGTATGGTCATTGTAGAGAGCAAGCAATTTGGCCGGGGATCTCAGGCGGTATATGAGTACTTGGGGATGAAAGCACCTGAAGTTGTACAGAAAAAAATTGATGTGGTTTCGGACGCGGCCGGCTCCAACATCTCCATGGAAGTACTTCCTGAATATATCGGGGATTATGTATTTCGCTCGGTGTATGAAGGAGCAGATAACTTGACGGATAATCCAATATGGAGCAGCATCCCTGCGATCAAAGAAGGTCGTCTGATTGAGATTGATTTCGATTTCTTCTATTATTCGGATATTTATTCAATCAATAAACAACTTGATTTTGTCGTGGAAAAGCTGTTGGTGGCTCCAAGAGCACAATAG
- a CDS encoding ABC transporter substrate-binding protein — protein MKYKFPTSTFVLTFQGEAGVMIDNQTYEVSRFYVLHGGKGSKLVIQAGEAGLRLYYLMYKANLPSGGRNDLGRLIKEILMKDQLVEVSSEAIPEFAGDYIILTADNLTLEELKSKPVWSSLDAVKNDRVFIWSPDRSWYFDPIATLDQTEELAAWFTKISEQK, from the coding sequence ATGAAATACAAATTTCCGACAAGTACTTTTGTCCTCACCTTTCAAGGTGAGGCCGGAGTGATGATAGACAACCAAACGTATGAAGTGAGCCGCTTTTATGTTCTTCATGGGGGAAAAGGGAGTAAGTTGGTAATTCAAGCCGGCGAAGCCGGATTACGCTTATATTACTTGATGTACAAAGCGAACCTGCCTAGTGGAGGGAGAAACGATCTTGGAAGGTTAATAAAAGAGATCTTAATGAAGGATCAACTGGTTGAAGTTTCATCGGAAGCGATTCCTGAATTTGCCGGAGACTACATCATTCTAACAGCAGATAATCTGACCCTGGAAGAGTTGAAATCCAAACCGGTCTGGAGCTCACTGGATGCGGTTAAGAATGATCGAGTGTTTATCTGGAGCCCGGATCGTTCCTGGTACTTTGACCCGATTGCAACATTGGATCAGACCGAGGAATTGGCCGCGTGGTTTACGAAGATCTCTGAACAAAAATAA
- a CDS encoding FlxA-like family protein, which yields MNSISSATKSSFTPGNQVSNRDKEIQGLMQQKIRLNEEMQGVKSNDELDTKTKAQRIKSLTSSISQIDSQIAQIKSEELQEKNKLRQPEKAQQQQPKPSDETQAPSLDHLIKHSQTYDQLGKLVGLRDRMQGSIQTTEGETRFDRLVLEINPPGNELDLGKSMMLENAERTVFQAKREVVQDINAQLNKVNQKIGELVEEIHQPAPKEKVLPPNSAASGKEDQEVNEVKKTGSKEKPSDGGTTDQESGNGPQTPASASPAASYPSVDIRV from the coding sequence ATGAATTCAATCTCATCTGCAACCAAAAGCAGTTTTACTCCCGGGAATCAAGTCTCCAATCGGGATAAAGAAATCCAGGGACTTATGCAGCAGAAGATTCGACTTAATGAAGAAATGCAAGGGGTAAAATCCAATGACGAGTTGGATACCAAAACTAAAGCTCAGCGAATTAAATCCTTAACAAGCTCCATATCCCAGATTGACAGTCAGATTGCGCAAATTAAATCTGAGGAATTGCAGGAAAAGAACAAATTAAGACAGCCTGAAAAGGCTCAACAGCAACAACCCAAACCAAGTGACGAGACTCAAGCCCCTTCACTGGATCATCTCATTAAACATAGTCAGACTTATGATCAATTGGGTAAGCTGGTCGGTTTGCGGGATCGCATGCAGGGCTCCATTCAGACCACCGAAGGAGAAACCCGCTTCGACCGACTTGTTCTGGAAATCAATCCTCCCGGAAATGAACTCGATCTCGGCAAATCAATGATGCTGGAAAATGCAGAGCGCACCGTCTTTCAGGCAAAGCGAGAGGTCGTCCAGGACATTAATGCGCAGTTGAACAAGGTCAACCAGAAGATTGGAGAACTAGTGGAAGAGATCCATCAGCCCGCACCTAAAGAAAAGGTACTACCTCCTAACTCTGCAGCCTCTGGGAAAGAAGATCAGGAAGTAAATGAGGTAAAGAAAACGGGAAGTAAGGAGAAGCCATCCGATGGTGGAACCACAGATCAGGAATCCGGAAACGGCCCGCAAACTCCGGCTTCTGCATCTCCTGCTGCTTCATATCCATCCGTCGATATTCGAGTCTGA
- a CDS encoding GGDEF domain-containing protein, which yields MFTQIGEIAEPIPVVRSDTKCDIVYHLFKSNPHLEGIAVMGEKGVSLMMRPRFFQQIGTQYGYNLYMGRPVELVMNTQALVVDYSEQITAVSVLAMDRDEGEIYDLVLVTSGDSFFGAVSIRRLLLAVADVRAEMAIFMNPLTGLPGNHIIDERLSQALQLDHFSVLYVDLDQFKSYNDSYGFKMGDQLIQATANLLRKLFVFPEAFLGHIGGDDFIAILNHHDYKHISEEVISGFEEMKKTFYNERDWLHQYVLGEGRSGLNRPIPLVSVSIAVVTNSKQNYENIDQIIDEATRIKKGCKAIAGSIICANDTVSNPC from the coding sequence ATGTTTACGCAAATAGGCGAGATTGCTGAACCAATTCCTGTAGTGCGATCTGATACAAAATGCGATATCGTTTATCATCTTTTCAAGTCCAATCCTCATCTCGAAGGTATAGCTGTTATGGGGGAGAAGGGTGTGTCGTTAATGATGCGACCCCGATTCTTTCAGCAGATTGGCACACAGTATGGATATAATCTGTATATGGGACGTCCTGTAGAACTGGTGATGAATACGCAGGCACTGGTGGTGGATTATTCGGAACAGATTACAGCTGTCAGTGTTCTCGCCATGGATCGAGATGAAGGGGAAATATATGACCTTGTGCTGGTCACATCGGGGGACAGTTTCTTTGGAGCTGTGAGTATTCGTCGTTTGCTGCTTGCTGTTGCTGATGTACGTGCCGAAATGGCGATTTTTATGAACCCGCTAACGGGCCTTCCCGGGAACCATATTATAGATGAAAGGCTGTCTCAGGCTCTTCAGTTGGACCATTTTAGCGTACTGTACGTCGATCTTGATCAGTTTAAATCCTACAATGATAGCTACGGTTTCAAAATGGGAGATCAGCTTATTCAGGCGACAGCTAACTTGCTTCGCAAGCTTTTTGTTTTCCCTGAAGCTTTTCTTGGACATATCGGTGGTGATGATTTTATTGCGATTCTGAATCACCATGATTACAAGCATATAAGTGAGGAAGTCATTTCAGGCTTTGAGGAGATGAAGAAGACGTTCTACAACGAACGTGATTGGCTTCATCAATATGTTCTGGGGGAGGGACGCTCCGGGCTGAATCGGCCCATTCCTCTCGTGTCTGTTTCCATCGCGGTTGTAACCAACAGCAAGCAAAATTATGAAAACATCGATCAAATTATCGATGAGGCCACACGCATCAAAAAAGGTTGTAAAGCGATTGCTGGCAGCATCATCTGTGCCAATGATACCGTCAGTAATCCATGCTAA
- the spo0A gene encoding sporulation transcription factor Spo0A, which translates to MQKIEVLLADDNREFTNLLAEYISEQEDMEVTGIAYNGEEVLQLLEQTRDVPDVLILDIIMPHLDGLGVLERLRNLNLSPQPKVIMLTAFGQENITQRAVQLGASYYILKPFDMEVLANRVRQLVGTQTAMSTSSGSSMFMKSNVVPMGKHKNLDASITSIIHEIGVPAHIKGYQYLREAITMVYNNIEILGAITKTLYPAIAEKFKTTPSRVERAIRHAIEVAWTRGNIDSISHLFGYTINISKSKPTNSEFIAMVADKLRIEHKVS; encoded by the coding sequence TTGCAAAAAATTGAGGTATTGCTGGCCGATGATAATCGTGAATTTACGAATTTGCTTGCCGAATATATATCTGAGCAGGAAGATATGGAAGTAACCGGTATTGCATACAATGGAGAAGAAGTACTGCAATTGCTGGAGCAAACTCGGGATGTGCCGGATGTATTGATTCTGGATATTATCATGCCTCATCTGGATGGACTGGGTGTGCTTGAGCGCTTGCGCAACCTGAACCTGTCTCCACAGCCTAAAGTCATTATGCTTACGGCATTCGGACAAGAGAATATCACACAGCGTGCCGTGCAACTCGGAGCTTCCTATTACATTCTTAAGCCGTTTGACATGGAAGTGCTCGCGAATCGTGTGCGTCAACTCGTGGGAACCCAGACGGCGATGTCCACAAGCAGCGGTTCATCCATGTTCATGAAATCCAATGTCGTACCAATGGGCAAACACAAAAATCTGGATGCCAGTATTACGTCCATCATACATGAAATCGGTGTTCCTGCGCATATTAAGGGATATCAGTATTTGCGCGAAGCGATTACGATGGTGTATAACAATATCGAAATTTTGGGAGCCATCACCAAAACACTGTATCCGGCGATTGCCGAAAAATTCAAAACCACGCCATCCCGCGTCGAACGAGCGATCCGTCATGCGATTGAAGTGGCTTGGACTCGCGGTAACATCGACAGCATCAGCCACTTGTTTGGTTATACAATTAACATCAGCAAGTCGAAGCCGACGAACTCTGAGTTCATCGCGATGGTTGCTGACAAGCTGAGAATTGAGCATAAGGTAAGCTGA
- the spoIVB gene encoding SpoIVB peptidase → MNSPLRKKLLGLLFAFFLCVISQAVQPVQSYASLPDELQVFAGRQADVRLAVPAASSAVVDRPDIVGLDDQAAMHVTRQQPLHLHPQQTGHAKLTLKLWGKIPVKTVHVNVIPDLRVVPGGQTIGVKVKSAGILVVGHHLVRSGQDERVSPGETAGIKLGDLITHMDGKRLDGVSGVSEAVELAGKSKKGIDVVLKRGKETVKTRLTPAYDSEDQAWRLGLYIRDSAAGVGTLTFYAPDQGVYGALGHVITDMNTQTSIVVGSGQIVQSNVTSISKSETGDPGEKRAHFLKESKILGNIERNTAFGIFGKMSGNPEHSLYSKGIPVAFSHEVKEGPAEILTVVDGQQVERFSIDIVHVADQSEPATKGLVLRITDPKLLDKTGGIVQGMSGSPIVQNGKLIGAVTHVFVNDPKSGYGCFIEWMLQDAGVMMKKENDKNLKAG, encoded by the coding sequence TTGAATTCCCCCCTCAGGAAGAAATTGCTAGGTCTTTTATTTGCCTTCTTTCTTTGTGTGATTAGCCAGGCTGTTCAGCCTGTGCAAAGTTATGCTTCACTGCCCGATGAATTGCAGGTGTTTGCTGGCAGGCAAGCTGATGTTAGGCTCGCTGTACCCGCTGCTTCAAGCGCCGTTGTAGATCGTCCTGATATCGTTGGTTTGGATGATCAGGCTGCGATGCATGTTACCAGGCAACAACCTTTGCATCTTCACCCCCAACAAACGGGACATGCCAAATTAACGTTAAAGTTGTGGGGTAAAATTCCGGTCAAAACAGTGCATGTGAATGTGATTCCGGATTTGCGTGTTGTACCCGGGGGTCAAACCATTGGCGTCAAGGTTAAATCGGCGGGCATTCTGGTGGTCGGACATCATCTGGTCCGTTCCGGTCAGGATGAGCGTGTATCGCCCGGAGAAACAGCGGGCATCAAGCTTGGGGATCTCATCACGCATATGGATGGTAAACGTCTGGATGGCGTGTCAGGCGTCTCCGAGGCCGTTGAACTTGCAGGCAAAAGTAAAAAAGGCATCGATGTTGTATTAAAGCGTGGTAAGGAAACGGTTAAGACACGATTGACTCCGGCATACGACTCTGAGGATCAAGCGTGGAGGCTGGGCTTGTACATTCGTGATTCTGCAGCCGGTGTTGGTACACTTACCTTCTATGCTCCCGATCAGGGCGTATATGGCGCACTGGGCCATGTCATTACAGATATGAACACACAGACATCTATTGTTGTGGGTAGTGGTCAGATTGTTCAGTCCAATGTAACGTCAATTTCGAAGAGTGAGACCGGTGATCCGGGTGAAAAACGTGCTCATTTCCTTAAGGAAAGCAAAATTTTGGGCAATATTGAACGTAATACGGCTTTTGGCATCTTTGGTAAAATGTCCGGAAATCCTGAGCACAGTCTGTATTCGAAAGGCATTCCCGTCGCTTTCTCTCATGAAGTGAAAGAAGGTCCGGCCGAAATACTTACCGTGGTTGACGGTCAACAAGTTGAACGCTTCTCCATTGACATTGTTCATGTAGCAGATCAATCCGAGCCAGCGACGAAAGGTCTGGTACTTCGAATTACGGACCCGAAATTGCTGGATAAGACCGGAGGCATTGTTCAAGGCATGAGCGGTAGCCCTATTGTGCAAAACGGTAAATTGATTGGTGCAGTTACTCACGTATTTGTCAATGATCCGAAATCGGGTTACGGTTGCTTCATTGAATGGATGTTACAAGATGCTGGCGTTATGATGAAAAAGGAAAACGATAAGAACCTCAAGGCTGGATAA
- the recN gene encoding DNA repair protein RecN, whose amino-acid sequence MLVTLSIRNLAVVEEVDVVFHPGFHVLSGETGAGKSIIIDALGLIAGGRSSADLIRYGCEKAEMEALFEMEQSHPVWQTLEKLGIHCEPEEHLVIRRELNTQGKSTSRINGQLVNLTMLREVGEKLINIHGQHEHQSLLRAESHLGLLDTYGSEVIGPIKAKYQERYSKFITAEKELRALQESSQRAYQLLDMYRFQLEEIAAASLTRGEDELLGEERVKLSHSEKMMDSVAGAYDLLSGQRGLEAVSIALSRIEDISGYDSKGLQPIVEQLQSAFYQLEDATFQLRDYREKIEFNPARLEEVEQRLNLISGLRRKYGDSVELILSYYDQISHETDQLENKDERLEKLRAERDKMLNLVMESAEELSKVRKQCAEELAAQVESELKDLQMERTTLRVQITPFEDPKGIEWNGRRIRLNRQGADNAEFLISPNPGEPLRPLGKIASGGELSRMMLAMKSIFARHDRIPVLIFDEVDTGVSGRAAQSIAEKLFRLSSTCQVFSITHLPQVACMADHQYLIEKHVYDGRTMTQVESLSDEGRVKELARMLGGVEITEKTLHHAQEMLNLAEAKKG is encoded by the coding sequence ATGTTAGTTACTTTATCGATTCGCAATCTGGCTGTGGTGGAAGAAGTTGACGTCGTATTCCATCCGGGGTTCCATGTACTTTCAGGGGAAACGGGTGCGGGGAAGTCGATTATTATAGATGCACTTGGCTTAATTGCCGGTGGGCGCAGTTCAGCGGATCTGATCCGGTATGGATGTGAGAAGGCAGAGATGGAAGCCCTGTTCGAGATGGAGCAGAGTCATCCGGTATGGCAGACGTTAGAGAAGCTGGGTATCCATTGTGAGCCGGAAGAGCATTTGGTCATTCGGCGTGAGCTGAATACACAGGGAAAAAGTACTTCCCGCATTAACGGGCAATTGGTCAATCTGACGATGCTGAGAGAAGTTGGCGAGAAGCTGATTAATATCCATGGGCAACATGAACATCAAAGTTTGCTGCGCGCTGAGAGCCATCTGGGGCTTCTAGACACCTATGGCTCGGAAGTCATCGGACCGATCAAAGCGAAGTATCAGGAGCGCTACAGCAAGTTTATCACGGCGGAAAAAGAACTGCGTGCGCTTCAGGAGTCCAGTCAGCGTGCATATCAGCTCTTAGACATGTATCGCTTTCAACTTGAAGAAATCGCAGCCGCAAGCCTTACACGAGGTGAGGATGAATTACTCGGGGAAGAACGGGTCAAACTATCCCATAGTGAGAAAATGATGGACAGTGTTGCTGGTGCATATGACCTGCTCAGTGGTCAACGCGGGCTTGAAGCTGTGAGCATTGCTCTTTCTAGAATTGAAGACATATCTGGCTACGATAGCAAAGGTCTGCAACCGATTGTAGAGCAGTTGCAATCGGCATTTTATCAATTGGAAGATGCGACATTCCAGTTAAGGGATTACCGGGAGAAGATCGAATTTAATCCGGCAAGGCTGGAAGAAGTGGAGCAAAGGCTGAACCTGATTTCTGGCCTCAGACGGAAATACGGGGACAGTGTTGAACTCATTCTGAGTTATTATGATCAGATTAGCCATGAAACCGACCAGCTGGAGAACAAGGACGAACGGCTTGAGAAATTGCGAGCTGAACGTGACAAAATGCTTAACCTTGTGATGGAGTCTGCTGAAGAACTCAGCAAGGTTCGCAAACAATGTGCCGAGGAGCTGGCTGCTCAGGTGGAGAGTGAGCTCAAGGATCTGCAGATGGAGAGAACTACACTGCGTGTTCAGATCACTCCATTTGAAGATCCAAAGGGCATTGAATGGAATGGACGCCGTATTCGTCTGAATCGTCAAGGTGCGGACAACGCAGAATTCCTGATCTCACCGAACCCTGGTGAGCCACTGCGACCATTGGGCAAGATTGCTTCGGGTGGTGAGTTGTCGAGAATGATGCTGGCGATGAAGAGTATCTTCGCACGACATGACCGGATACCTGTGTTGATTTTTGATGAAGTCGATACAGGCGTTAGCGGTAGAGCAGCACAATCCATTGCGGAAAAACTGTTCCGCTTGTCTTCGACTTGTCAGGTTTTCTCAATAACTCACTTGCCACAAGTGGCTTGTATGGCAGATCATCAGTACCTCATCGAGAAACATGTCTACGATGGACGGACGATGACACAGGTGGAATCGCTGTCAGACGAAGGCAGAGTGAAGGAATTGGCACGTATGCTCGGCGGCGTGGAAATTACAGAAAAAACGCTGCATCACGCACAGGAAATGCTGAATTTGGCGGAAGCCAAAAAAGGGTGA
- the argR gene encoding transcriptional regulator ArgR — MKGQRHIKIREIISQNEIETQDDLVEALRQSGFQVTQATVSRDIKELLLIKIPMDDGRYKYSLPTDQRYNPIQKLKRALVDNFLHIDHTNNLVVMKCLPGTANSIAALLDNIEWNEVMGTICGDDTILIICRTEDNSVTVIERIMGYIA, encoded by the coding sequence ATGAAAGGACAAAGGCACATCAAGATTCGAGAAATCATTAGTCAAAATGAAATTGAGACCCAGGATGATCTGGTTGAAGCATTGCGCCAATCAGGTTTTCAGGTGACTCAGGCGACGGTATCCCGGGATATCAAAGAGCTTCTGTTAATCAAGATTCCTATGGATGATGGACGGTATAAGTACTCTTTGCCGACAGATCAACGATATAATCCGATTCAAAAGTTGAAGCGTGCACTCGTGGACAATTTCCTGCACATAGATCACACGAACAATCTGGTTGTGATGAAATGTTTGCCGGGAACAGCCAACTCCATTGCAGCTTTGCTTGATAATATTGAGTGGAATGAAGTCATGGGAACGATCTGTGGAGATGACACCATCCTCATTATCTGCCGGACTGAAGATAACAGCGTGACTGTTATTGAACGCATCATGGGTTATATTGCTTAA